A single Lolium perenne isolate Kyuss_39 chromosome 6, Kyuss_2.0, whole genome shotgun sequence DNA region contains:
- the LOC127305547 gene encoding putative F-box/FBD/LRR-repeat protein At5g56810, with the protein MGEADERAWQHDWLSNLPDDLLLNIVERLDVADAMRTSILARRWKQIPAMLSKILIMVGSTDDVQERSCDVARANATVLGATRSLLESRIASPYTIHRLCMQFFLGNKYKKIARIVAKTIRNHKVGFAEFTMLTEKAYARSSPADRFAYGRQLKKFILTCPNAFTCLTRLKLENLRLLEPDLACILLVCRRLEFLRLDNCDVGHRSLLAVEHPRLRELEIVRSEFERVDLNFLPELTTLTFSFWLSLHDPLSFGYVPLLHTVSISNTGRSFHKMLKLSEFLGKATISNLHLGFESEKIWVKPEDPRELSQVFSKLRLVNLAAISDECNLTWTLFVLQGAPSLEELCIRVCDCLGVWDEEQRRKLGYSKERKDAGAKWETCDFKHHKLAVLRICGFQSEVKFLDYITTVMKAAVNLKDIYLHEKPACEEKCAYRRQQGDRFPRSTKQRMLVWNSLDVHPRSLLTVHFPF; encoded by the exons ATGGGG GAAGCTGATGAAAGGGCCTGGCAACATGATTGGCTCAGCAATTTACCTGATGACTTGTTACTCAACATCGTAGAGCGACTTGATGTTGCAGACGCCATGAGAACCAGCATCCTTGCCCGACGGTGGAAGCAGATCCCAGCTATGCTCTCCAAAATTCTTATAATGGTTGGTTCCACTGACGATGTGCAAGAGAGGTCCTGTGATGTTGCTCGGGCCAATGCAACCGTGCTTGGAGCAACCAGGAGCCTTCTGGAAAGCAGGATTGCAAGTCCATACACCATCCACCGCTTGTGCATGCAATTCTTCTTGGGAAATAAATACAAAAAAATTGCTCGGATTGTTGCCAAAACCATAAGAAACCACAAGGTTGGTTTTGCTGAGTTCACAATGTTGACAGAGAAGGCATATGCAAGAAGCAGCCCTGCCGATAGGTTCGCTTACGGGAGGCAGCTCAAGAAATTTATTCTTACTTGTCCGAATGCATTCACTTGTCTCACACGACTCAAGCTAGAGAATTTGAGGCTACTCGAACCAGATTTGGCTTGCATTCTCCTAGTGTGCAGACGACTGGAGTTCCTCCGCTTGGACAACTGTGACGTGGGGCATCGGTCCTTGCTAGCAGTGGAACACCCGCGACTCCGTGAGCTCGAGATTGTCAGGAGTGAGTTTGAGAGGGTTGATCTGAACTTTCTACCAGAGCTCACAACGCTGACTTTTTCTTTTTGGCTGTCTCTGCATGACCCGTTGTCTTTTGGTTATGTCCCACTGCTCCACACCGTGAGCATTAGTAATACAGGTCGTTCATTTCACAAGATGCTCAAGTTAAGTGAATTTCTTGGCAAAGCCACTATAAGCAACCTGCATCTGGGCTTTGAAAGTGAAAAG ATTTGGGTTAAACCTGAAGATCCGAGAGAATTGTCGCAGGTGTTCAGCAAACTAAGGCTTGTTAATTTGGCTGCCATTTCAGACGAATGCAATCTGACGTGGACCTTGTTTGTTCTACAAGGTGCACCTTCCCTCGAGGAGTTATGCATCAGG GTTTGTGATTGTTTGGGGGTATGGGATGAGGAACAGAGGAGGAAGCTCGGGTATAGCAAGGAGAGAAAGGACGCCGGTGCAAAATGGGAAACATGTGATTTCAAGCACCACAAACTTGCCGTGCTCAGGATCTGTGGGTTTCAATCAGAAGTCAAGTTCTTGGATTATATCACAACTGTCATGAAAGCAGCAGTCAATCTGAAGGACATATACCTGCATGAGAAGCCAGCATGTGAGGAGAAGTGTGCATACAGACGACAACAAGGTGACAGATTTCCCAGGTCAACGAAGCAGAGGATGTTGGTTTGGAACAGCTTGGATGTGCATCCGCGCTCGCTGTTAACGGTTCACTTCCCATTTTAA